A genomic stretch from Scatophagus argus isolate fScaArg1 chromosome 19, fScaArg1.pri, whole genome shotgun sequence includes:
- the mtfr2 gene encoding mitochondrial fission regulator 2 gives MSLVEDVQYVLRFVLEYFGVSPDMLVPVWDSQLCGQYRSIVRMIGTNLPLAPRPRVHFQVPLLSCGEQRNHVDIPADKPVIPSLADVLWVYEDEGDNFARTRNHLLPKKQITANQDMVRYPGPALNQAQRGGTSIRRTADPDALKKITALESELLKLRAQIAMIVTAAPGSGLIESQNAPGTPLSSPSPPALTSTPRCAVPPPPPPPPPPLPCPNSSTESLSVRELIRQRRTDEKGPDGRRLNPQDSDLSRGSEVKGIPSMLHVLKDLSQVKLRSVKRSPGGTPVRKRRSRGGAASVNDPAALIAEALKRKFAHHHHNNSSDKENSLELSPFGSPEPPKVPLHTRRSHGRRHL, from the exons ATGTCTTTAGTAGAGGATGTCCAGTATGTGCTGCGCTTTGTCCTGGAGTACTTTGGAGTGTCACCAGACATG TTGGTTCCAGTGTGGGACAGTCAGCTGTGCGGTCAGTATCGCAGCATTGTGCGCATGATTGGGACCAATCTCCCACTGGCACCTAGACCACGCgtccacttccag GTCCCTCTGCTCAGCTGTGGTGAGCAGAGGAATCATGTCGACATCCCTGCGGATAAACCTGTCATCCCCTCACTCGCTGATGTCCTCTGGGTCTATGAAGATGAGGGGGACAACTTTGCCAGGACCAG GAACCATTTGCTTCCAAAAAAGCAAATAACTGCAAATCAGGACATGGTGAGATACCCAGGACCGGCCCTGAATCAAGCCCAGAGAGGAGGCACATCTATAAGGCGGACAGCTGATCCAGACGCCCTGAAGAAGATCACCGCGCTGGAGAGCGAGCTGCTCAAACTCCGAGCTCAGATCGCCATGATTGTTACTGCTGCTCCAGGCTCAG GTCTGATCGAGTCCCAGAATGCACCAGGCACGCCTttgtcttctccttctcctccagctctgacCTCCACACCTCGCTgtgctgttcctcctcctccaccaccaccaccaccaccccttcCCTGTCCTAACTCTTCCACCGAGTCTTTGTCTGTACGCGAGCTGATCCGACAGCGCAGGACGGACGAGAAAGGCCCTGATGGAAGGCGGCTGAATCCCCAGGACTCAGATCTCAGCAGGGGTTCGGAAGTTAAAGGGATCCCATCCATGCTGCATGTTCTCAAGGACTTAAGTCAAGTTAAATTGCGCTCAGTGAAGAG aTCACCAGGGGGTACACCAGTCAGAAAGAGGCGCAGTAGGGGAGGTGCAGCATCTGTTAATGACCCAGCCGCTCTGATTGCTGAAGCACTAAAGAGAAAATTTGCCCACCATCACCATAACAATTCCTCTGACAAAGAAAATTCCCTAGAATTGTCACCATTTGGCAGTCCAGAACCACCCAAG GTTCCTCTCCATACCAGACGCAGTCATGGGCGCCGACATCTCTGA
- the armc1l gene encoding armadillo repeat containing 1, like isoform X2: MMDALSVVSQLRDLASEPQNRQVIVQDQGCLPGLVLFLDHQNPDVLLATLQTLRYLAELSYNIPTMRNELGMMVSLENIIGREDLSVDITALAQEVFDILSAPANPVPRTPERERRKKPQFFINSCSKKAKSVTLHIKGLDGTDRRGLCEEALLKVKGVISFTFQMASKRCTVRIRSDLPTESLATAIAATKVLSAQQVVKNEAGEEVFIPLTTSGVEVQQNSAIPDYLPEEEESPDREVNRAISRTAAKEDSSGSWLSTAASFLTKTFYW; this comes from the exons ATGATGGATGCGCTGTCAGTGGTGAGCCAGCTGCGGGATCTGGCTTCTGAGCCGCAGAATCGACAGGTGATTGTTCAGGACCAGGGCTGTCTCCCCGGGCTGGTTCTTTTCTTGGACCACCAGAATCCAGATGTGCTACTTGCAACTCTTCAG ACCCTGCGCTACTTGGCCGAGTTGTCCTACAACATCCCCACCATGAGGAATGAGCTGGGTATGATGGTGAGCTTGGAAAATATAATTGGACG GGAGGACCTGTCTGTTGACATCACAGCCTTGGCCCAGGAAGTGTTTGACATTCTGAGTGCACCTGCAAATCCTGTGCCACGCACACCtgaaagggagaggagaaagaaaccCCAGTTCTTTATCAACTCCTGCAGCAAGAAGGCCAAGTCTGTAACTTTGCACATCAAGGGGCTGGATGGCACT GACCGGAGAGGCCTGTGTGAGGAGGCTCTTCTGAAGGTCAAAGGGGTGATCAGCTTCACCTTCCAGATGGCTTCCAAGAGATGCACCGTCCGCATCCGTTCAGACCTTCCCACGGAG AGTCTGGCAACGGCTATTGCTGCCACGAAGGTGTTGTCAGCCCAACAGGTGGTGAAGAATGAGGCCGGAGAAGAG GTTTTTATCCCACTGACCACATCAGGAGTGGAGGTGCAGCAAAACTCAGCTATACCAGACTACCtcccagaggaagaggagagccCAGACAGGGAGGTCAACCGAGCAATTTCCCGCACCGCAGCAAAAGAAGATTCCAGTGGAAGCTGGCTCAGCACTGCTGCCAGCTTCCTGACTAAAACTTTCTACTGGTGA
- the armc1l gene encoding armadillo repeat containing 1, like isoform X1, translated as MVGNGLSTNCVSRKPGTEICIFVLLYSLLVSGLVKLIKMMDALSVVSQLRDLASEPQNRQVIVQDQGCLPGLVLFLDHQNPDVLLATLQTLRYLAELSYNIPTMRNELGMMVSLENIIGREDLSVDITALAQEVFDILSAPANPVPRTPERERRKKPQFFINSCSKKAKSVTLHIKGLDGTDRRGLCEEALLKVKGVISFTFQMASKRCTVRIRSDLPTESLATAIAATKVLSAQQVVKNEAGEEVFIPLTTSGVEVQQNSAIPDYLPEEEESPDREVNRAISRTAAKEDSSGSWLSTAASFLTKTFYW; from the exons ATGGTAGGAAACGGCTTGTCGACCAATTGCGTGTCACGAAAACCTGGCACCGAAATTTGTATTTTCGTACTGCTGTATTCTCTGTTGG TTTCAGGTCTGGTAAAGTTAATAAAGATGATGGATGCGCTGTCAGTGGTGAGCCAGCTGCGGGATCTGGCTTCTGAGCCGCAGAATCGACAGGTGATTGTTCAGGACCAGGGCTGTCTCCCCGGGCTGGTTCTTTTCTTGGACCACCAGAATCCAGATGTGCTACTTGCAACTCTTCAG ACCCTGCGCTACTTGGCCGAGTTGTCCTACAACATCCCCACCATGAGGAATGAGCTGGGTATGATGGTGAGCTTGGAAAATATAATTGGACG GGAGGACCTGTCTGTTGACATCACAGCCTTGGCCCAGGAAGTGTTTGACATTCTGAGTGCACCTGCAAATCCTGTGCCACGCACACCtgaaagggagaggagaaagaaaccCCAGTTCTTTATCAACTCCTGCAGCAAGAAGGCCAAGTCTGTAACTTTGCACATCAAGGGGCTGGATGGCACT GACCGGAGAGGCCTGTGTGAGGAGGCTCTTCTGAAGGTCAAAGGGGTGATCAGCTTCACCTTCCAGATGGCTTCCAAGAGATGCACCGTCCGCATCCGTTCAGACCTTCCCACGGAG AGTCTGGCAACGGCTATTGCTGCCACGAAGGTGTTGTCAGCCCAACAGGTGGTGAAGAATGAGGCCGGAGAAGAG GTTTTTATCCCACTGACCACATCAGGAGTGGAGGTGCAGCAAAACTCAGCTATACCAGACTACCtcccagaggaagaggagagccCAGACAGGGAGGTCAACCGAGCAATTTCCCGCACCGCAGCAAAAGAAGATTCCAGTGGAAGCTGGCTCAGCACTGCTGCCAGCTTCCTGACTAAAACTTTCTACTGGTGA